From the genome of Geminocystis herdmanii PCC 6308, one region includes:
- the argZ gene encoding bifunctional arginine dihydrolase/ornithine cyclodeaminase — translation MNQDIRILMCAPDHYDVDYVINPWMEGNIHKSSRERAVEQWQKLHHIIKDHAIVDLVTPQKGVPDMVFTANAGLVLGQNVVLSRFYHPERQGEEPFFKQWFEENGFTVYELPKDLPFEGAGDALFDREGRWLWAGYGFRSELDSHPYIAKWLDTEVLSLRLIDNRFYHLDTCFCPLANGYLLYYPEAFDSYSNRLIEMRVPEERRIVVEEPDAVNFACNAVNINDVVIMNKISHDLEQRITEKGFRVIQTPLTEFLKAGGAAKCLTLRVTEPILEDVHANVSVTSRLIKMEGHLLDSGLMNRALDVVVKEGGSFKVLKFDLGVERQSPSTAEVRISAPSPDVMEDIVSLLIDLGAMSLPDRESDANLETVVKSGVSPDDFYVTTIYPTEVRVNGYWERVTNQRMDGAIVISETEEGTTATCKLLRDLEVGEKVVVGVDGIRTVRSTQSREERNKPQEFSFMSGGVSSERRVELLVEQIAWEMRHIRDQGGKVAVVAGPVVIHTGGSEHLSRLIREGYVQCLLGGNAIAVHDMEQSMMGTSLGVDMRKGIPVSGGHRHHLKVINGVRRAGSIAQAVEQGLVTKGIMYECVKNDVPFCLAGSIRDDGPLPDTHMDLIKAQEEYSRLLKGTDMIIMLSTMLHSIGVGNMTPSGVKMVCVDINPAVVTKLSDRGSVESVGIVTDVGLFLSLLLQQLDKLTNRYQVIAS, via the coding sequence ATGAATCAAGATATTCGCATTCTAATGTGCGCCCCAGATCACTATGATGTGGATTATGTGATCAATCCTTGGATGGAAGGTAATATACATAAATCTAGTCGAGAACGTGCCGTAGAGCAATGGCAAAAACTCCATCACATCATTAAAGATCATGCTATTGTGGACTTGGTAACACCCCAAAAAGGTGTACCTGATATGGTTTTTACTGCTAATGCTGGTTTAGTGTTAGGGCAAAATGTGGTGTTAAGTCGCTTCTATCACCCCGAAAGACAAGGAGAAGAACCCTTTTTTAAACAGTGGTTTGAAGAAAATGGTTTCACTGTCTATGAATTGCCGAAAGATTTACCTTTTGAGGGCGCAGGTGATGCTTTATTCGATCGAGAAGGGCGTTGGTTATGGGCAGGTTACGGATTTCGATCGGAATTAGACTCTCATCCTTATATTGCCAAGTGGTTAGATACGGAAGTTTTATCATTACGCCTCATTGACAATCGTTTTTATCATTTAGATACCTGTTTTTGTCCTTTAGCTAACGGTTACTTACTCTACTATCCCGAAGCCTTCGATAGCTATTCTAATCGTTTAATCGAGATGCGTGTTCCTGAAGAAAGACGTATCGTAGTAGAAGAACCCGACGCTGTTAACTTTGCTTGTAATGCGGTTAATATTAATGATGTGGTAATCATGAACAAAATTAGTCATGATTTAGAGCAACGCATCACGGAAAAAGGCTTCCGAGTGATTCAAACACCCTTAACGGAATTTTTGAAAGCAGGAGGTGCGGCTAAATGTCTTACCCTAAGAGTGACTGAACCGATTTTAGAGGATGTTCACGCTAACGTTAGCGTTACCAGTCGATTAATCAAAATGGAAGGGCATTTACTCGATAGCGGTTTGATGAATCGTGCTTTAGATGTGGTAGTGAAGGAGGGAGGTAGTTTCAAAGTCCTTAAATTTGATTTAGGGGTAGAAAGACAAAGCCCTTCTACTGCTGAGGTGCGTATTTCTGCACCTTCACCCGATGTGATGGAAGATATTGTAAGCCTTTTAATTGATTTAGGCGCGATGTCTCTCCCTGACAGAGAATCCGATGCTAACCTCGAAACGGTGGTGAAATCTGGAGTTTCTCCTGATGATTTTTATGTAACTACTATTTACCCTACGGAAGTAAGAGTTAACGGTTATTGGGAAAGAGTCACTAATCAGCGCATGGATGGTGCGATCGTGATTTCAGAAACAGAAGAAGGTACTACTGCCACTTGTAAACTATTGCGTGACTTGGAAGTAGGAGAAAAAGTTGTAGTTGGTGTTGATGGTATTCGTACGGTTCGATCGACCCAATCCCGTGAAGAAAGAAATAAACCCCAAGAATTTAGTTTCATGAGTGGTGGTGTTTCTAGTGAAAGACGAGTAGAATTATTAGTTGAACAAATTGCATGGGAAATGCGCCACATCCGAGATCAAGGGGGCAAAGTTGCTGTAGTAGCAGGTCCTGTGGTTATTCATACAGGCGGTTCTGAACATCTTTCTCGCTTAATTCGTGAAGGCTACGTTCAATGTTTATTAGGCGGTAATGCGATCGCAGTCCATGACATGGAACAATCCATGATGGGAACATCTTTAGGGGTGGATATGCGCAAAGGTATCCCCGTAAGCGGTGGTCATCGTCATCACCTCAAAGTAATCAATGGGGTTCGTCGTGCTGGAAGTATCGCCCAAGCGGTAGAACAAGGTTTAGTTACTAAGGGTATCATGTACGAGTGCGTAAAAAATGATGTGCCTTTCTGTCTTGCAGGTTCAATTCGTGATGATGGTCCTTTACCTGACACTCACATGGATTTAATTAAAGCACAAGAAGAATATTCTCGTTTACTCAAAGGGACAGACATGATCATCATGCTTTCTACCATGTTGCATTCGATCGGGGTAGGAAATATGACTCCTTCAGGGGTGAAAATGGTATGTGTGGACATCAACCCTGCCGTTGTCACCAAATTGAGCGATCGAGGTTCGGTGGAATCTGTGGGTATTGTTACCGATGTTGGTTTATTCCTCAGTTTGTTATTACAACAGTTAGATAAACTTACTAATCGTTATCAAGTAATCGCTAGTTAA
- a CDS encoding Txe/YoeB family addiction module toxin, translating to MRKITFEINAFEQFNYWVNIDKKIFKKILLLLKDTQKNPFTGLGKPEPLKHDLQGYWSKRINEEHRLVYRVEDDSIIIISCRYHYHN from the coding sequence ATGAGAAAAATAACCTTTGAAATTAATGCCTTTGAACAATTTAATTATTGGGTAAATATAGATAAAAAAATATTTAAAAAGATTTTGTTATTACTCAAAGACACACAAAAAAATCCATTTACTGGATTGGGTAAACCAGAACCTTTAAAACATGACTTACAAGGATATTGGTCAAAAAGAATTAATGAAGAACATCGATTAGTGTACAGAGTTGAGGATGATTCCATTATCATTATATCTTGTCGCTATCATTATCATAATTAA
- a CDS encoding aldo/keto reductase: MKYRRFGKTNLNLSVFSLGLMRCCDEESQFLNTVKKALDLGINHLETAKNYGKSEKYLGLALKKLNIPREQVFITTKLTPVNDGKIMEKWLDESLTNLKVDYIDCLAIHGINTPQHLELLIKENSCLTVLQKAQKQGKIRHIGFSTHGNLDLILKTVSTGFFDFVNLHYYYFFQRNYPVIELAKKMDLGVFIISPADKGGRLYTPSAKLQEICQPLSPLLLNYRFLLHDRAITTLSVGASNPDELIFPLSVADEDGELTALELEKLHHIEDTLNHTLKLDRCSQCHQCLPCPENINIPEILRLRNLGVGLEMEDYANYRYQMLENAGHWFWGQKGDKCTDCGECLPKCPENLNIPELLRDSHTRFNGSARRRLWE, encoded by the coding sequence ATGAAATATCGCCGTTTTGGAAAAACAAACTTAAATTTATCCGTATTTTCTTTGGGTTTAATGCGTTGTTGTGATGAAGAATCACAATTTTTAAATACAGTCAAAAAGGCTTTAGATTTAGGCATTAATCATTTAGAAACCGCTAAAAATTATGGTAAAAGTGAGAAATATTTAGGGTTAGCTTTAAAAAAATTAAATATTCCTCGTGAGCAAGTATTTATTACCACAAAATTAACTCCTGTTAATGATGGTAAAATTATGGAAAAATGGTTAGATGAATCATTAACTAATCTCAAGGTTGATTATATTGATTGTTTAGCAATTCATGGTATTAATACACCGCAACATTTAGAGTTATTAATAAAGGAAAATAGTTGTTTAACGGTTTTACAAAAGGCACAAAAACAAGGAAAAATTAGACATATTGGCTTTTCTACTCACGGTAATTTAGATTTAATTTTAAAGACAGTTTCTACAGGGTTTTTTGATTTTGTTAATCTTCATTATTATTACTTTTTTCAAAGAAATTATCCTGTCATAGAATTGGCAAAAAAAATGGATTTAGGTGTATTTATTATCTCCCCTGCGGATAAAGGAGGACGTTTATATACACCTTCTGCTAAGTTACAAGAAATTTGTCAACCTTTGTCACCCTTACTTTTAAATTATCGCTTTCTTCTGCACGATCGAGCCATTACCACTTTAAGTGTAGGTGCAAGTAATCCCGATGAATTGATTTTTCCTTTATCTGTAGCGGATGAGGATGGAGAGTTAACGGCTTTGGAGTTAGAAAAACTCCATCACATAGAAGATACTCTTAATCATACCCTAAAGCTCGATCGATGTTCCCAGTGTCATCAGTGTTTACCTTGTCCTGAAAATATTAATATTCCTGAAATTTTACGGTTGCGAAATCTGGGAGTTGGTTTAGAGATGGAGGATTATGCTAATTATCGTTATCAGATGCTAGAAAATGCAGGACATTGGTTTTGGGGGCAAAAAGGGGATAAATGTACCGATTGCGGAGAATGTCTGCCGAAATGTCCCGAAAATCTTAATATTCCTGAGTTATTAAGGGATAGTCATACTAGATTTAATGGTAGTGCAAGGAGAAGATTATGGGAGTAA
- a CDS encoding nucleotidyltransferase family protein: MDSQIWERINISSDNLINFCQVNKIEELSLFGSVLQQDFREDSDLDFLVVFKQSFKLNLMDLVRIQQELEDLTGRKVDLIEKRSIMDSHNWLRRQNILNTAKVIYESRHILSA; this comes from the coding sequence ATGGATAGTCAAATTTGGGAAAGAATTAATATTTCATCCGATAATTTAATAAATTTTTGTCAAGTCAATAAGATAGAAGAATTGTCTTTATTTGGTTCAGTCTTACAGCAAGACTTCCGAGAGGATAGCGACTTAGATTTTTTAGTAGTATTTAAGCAAAGTTTTAAATTAAATTTAATGGATTTAGTTAGAATACAACAGGAATTAGAAGACTTAACAGGACGAAAAGTTGATTTAATAGAAAAACGTTCTATTATGGATAGCCATAATTGGCTACGTCGTCAAAATATACTCAACACAGCAAAGGTTATCTATGAATCGAGACATATCCTATCTGCTTGA
- a CDS encoding HepT-like ribonuclease domain-containing protein encodes MNRDISYLLDIAKLCQTIIRLTNDMTEAEFIEDEKSYLAILYEITIIGEIVKRLSPEFRQTHSQIQWRQIAGMRDKLVHDYDQIKVDLVWQVVKSYIPELLEYISPLIE; translated from the coding sequence ATGAATCGAGACATATCCTATCTGCTTGACATTGCTAAATTATGTCAAACTATTATCAGGTTAACCAATGATATGACAGAAGCCGAATTTATCGAAGATGAAAAAAGTTATCTTGCTATTTTATACGAAATCACCATTATTGGGGAAATAGTCAAAAGATTATCTCCAGAATTTAGACAAACTCATTCACAAATTCAATGGCGACAAATAGCAGGAATGCGCGATAAATTAGTTCATGATTATGATCAAATAAAAGTTGATTTAGTGTGGCAAGTCGTCAAAAGTTATATCCCCGAACTTTTAGAATATATTAGTCCTCTTATTGAATAA
- a CDS encoding DUF2283 domain-containing protein, with the protein MAENLTFKYDSMGDILYINKCQPYLEQESEEIGDDIIARLNPNTGEVENLEVLFFSHRLHKQTEWQIPIMANLRLN; encoded by the coding sequence ATGGCAGAAAACCTAACTTTTAAATATGATTCAATGGGTGATATTTTATATATAAATAAATGTCAACCATACTTAGAACAAGAAAGCGAAGAAATTGGAGATGATATTATTGCTCGTCTCAATCCTAATACTGGAGAAGTAGAAAATTTAGAAGTGTTATTTTTTTCTCATCGATTGCATAAACAAACTGAATGGCAAATTCCCATCATGGCAAACTTACGTCTTAATTAA